The genomic region aagagggagagaaacagggTGGTCAGGTTAAAGACACTCCCCGTGTCGCACTCCCCGGCCTAATCCTTTCCTCCAGACTTCCTCCTCAAACAGATTTAGAGCCCCCccttctccatccctccatcactaCTCTGTCACACACCCTCCACTGgcgtttcctcctctctcttcctacCCCTCCCTCCCTGGTTTCCTCCTCAGAGCGGCCTCCATCCATtgagctgaaaagaaaaaagcagcaGGGCTTGAGTGCCTGGTGCTGATTCGGCAGTAAACAAACTGGCTTTTTCTTGTGTCAACTTCCACCGTAAAGATAATAACCCAAACTGAAAAACTAAcctcttttctcccctcttttAATGACTGTTTCCTTTAGCTGAGCTCTTATCAACCCCCAGTTTAAAGGACCATACCAATGATTTAGCATTTTATAGCAGATATAACAATGTAGTAGATTCTACTTGCAGCGACTTGGAAGTAGCTTGAAACGTGGACGTTGgcagattttattattataattaagcTGTGAGCAGGAGTTTGTTAGAAAGGTTTTCGTTGGTTATGTGTTCAGAACCCTGAaatcagtaaaaacacaaatataaatataacctCATGTATAAGCACCAATAGGATAAAAGCACTGGTATGCTCCTTTAGTTCTTCTGTCCttcctccatcatcatcatcatctcactgACTCCATCTGTCTGTATTATGCTTAACCTCCAGACTACCCTGGTGAAGAGCTGTCTTTTCTGTTAGACAGTAAAGCCCCCGGGCAGCAGCAGTATCCAGCAGAGAGCAGCTACCCAGAGCCGCCCAAATCATCGTCTCTTCCTTACGATATCACCAAAGGTAAAACCTCCAAAATAAACCCACAGTATCTCATGTTGTCGGTTTTATTTGGGCTTTTATgaccattttctctctctctctctctctctctctactcagtGAGCACCAGTGACACTGCTCTGTTCAACCTGGACTCGTATCAGGAGTTCAACTGGTGGAGCTCTTATCCACATGGTGAGTCTCTGATTCATACTGAATATAAAGTACCTTTTTAAAGGGACCTTCTTTTGCTTACCAACTTTCTTTGTGACTGGCAGATGGGCCGGCGGTAGACCAGCCACAGACTGGATACCAGGAGTCTCCGCAGACATATCAGAGCCTGGTGCCCCAGGGTGGACAGTTCAGCCCGGCCATGGAGGGCAGCCACAGCCCCTTCTTGACCGCAAAAGCACCCAACACATTAAAAAGTAAGACATTGTCAGTTATGGTAAGACAAAGAAGAATAATCACGGCTGCTAGTGGGCGGATCTGTAAAGTGTGAACCTTCTCTCTGTCCCAGGTGAGATGGATCAGAGCTACTACGACTCTGACGGACAGAGGCATTCGTCGTCCTTCTGGCCGGATTACCCATCTCCCAGCTTCGCCACCCCCCTGCCTCACCTGCCCCCGGCCTCCTGCCCCTCGAACTCCAGCCCTCAGTCCTCAGAGCAGTACTGCCCCCGTGTGGCCAAACGCAAAAACCCACACCCTCAGAGACCAGACCGGGAGGGCCATATGCCAGGGATGTCGGCCTATCCAGGTTAGAAGATACCATTGTATACATTCACCCAACTTTGAGGTTCTTGTACTTCTTTACATTCGATGCCAGATTTAAATTGATATGAAAAGTCTCAAATATGATGCcttggtggttcgatccccggctcaTGTcgtctgcatgccaaagtgccCTTGAGCAGGATACTGAACCCCCTGATGGCTCTGCTATATCGCAGCATAAAGTGTAAATAAACCATATGACTAGGAAAGCAGTATACAAATGCAATCCATTTAACATTCAATACATCATtgcattaataataattattcagCAGTATAATATAAGTATAAGACTGTTCCTCTATATTTGTTCTTTTTGGATACTGAattgaaaagtatttttttgctgCAGTGCTAGTTGAATATTTCTCCAACATCTGATTATCACAGGTTAATCAAATctcacatgtggttttataatCTACTTCCCCACTGTAACCAAAtcaatctgtgtttgttttcatttattcattcaggtTCTGGTCCAATCCAGTTGTGGCAGTTTTTACTGGAACTACTTCTGGACTCGGCCTGTCGTACCTTCATCTGCTGGACGGGAGACGGCTGGGAGTTCAAGATGTCCGACCCCGCTGAGGTAAGGACAAACTCTGTCGTGGTTGCTGGACAAAATGCAAAACTCGAGGCTTCCAAGTGACCGTTCACGAACAAATGGGTGACCTCACTGTGGGTTGCCCCTTGGGGAAAAACGTTCCTCTTGCACCTCAGTGTTTTTCTGAAATATAAATGCACCTAAGTATATTTTGTTGATCTTACAGGTGGCCAAGCGCTGGGGCCAGTGCAAGAACAAACCCAAGATGAACTTACGAGAAGCTGAGCCGCGGCCTGCGGGTACTACTACCACAAGAACATCATCCACAAGACGGAGGCAACGCTACGTTACGTTCGAGCACAGCCTAGTCTACGCTTCGTCTGCACATCAGCTGCTGGAAGACGGCACAGGAGGTCCTGATCAGTCTGAACGTTGTGCCACCAACACCACAGAGTCGTGGCAGTGCCCCGGGGCGCCAGCAGCAGTGACGTCTGAGCACAGCAGTGAAACATGGGCACCTCAGTAGGAGATGGGGGGACTGGACTGGTGCTGCTGGCTGAGAGTGACCAGCCCCTTTCGACAGAGTACCACAGACTACAAAGTGAACACTGGCTCTTAAAGTGGCGAAGTGGTCCCAGTCAGACCAGGAGCCGGTTTGTAGATGTTGCATTTcagggaaaataaataatccaaAACTCATAGAAGTCACAATGCATCAGTCTTTAAAGACAATGTGTTAGACTCTGTGAAATAATAAGTCTCCTAATACCTGACTCATAAACATGAAGCTCCTTCACCTCAGGGGTTAATAACTGCAGCACAGGGGGCATTTTTAGCACTGAATAGAGGCCATATCTTCATTCGTCGTGTTTCTGACGAGGAACTGATTTGTAAATAGTGTTTATAGAGACCCATATGTAGAGTTTtgtgcatttatatatttttgtatgcaAAACTCATGTCTACCTCTGTTGCTGATCAGAATAACATGAAGTGAGATCACTTGCAGGCAGCCACTGTGAAGGTTCTCGCCTGTGTGATGAttgttttgtgtaaataaactgtatataaacatagaTGTCTGTGTAGTCTCATTCTTATTTAATATTCTGCATTTgattatgaaaatatgaaaatatatgttTCCTCAATTTGACTTTCATCTCTCCTAAATTGACACACCCTCTTACAAGGTACTGTTTATTACAGATTAAGTACCGCTATTAATAGTTGATACAACATGTATTGATTTTTTATAGATCAGACATTAACAAGAGCACCTTAAGGGTTGCCAGGTTGTGTAAAATCAGCATGGCTCTGTTCTCGTCTTTTTAGTTGGCTGTCTGATTTATGAAGTCAAAAAgttcaaaaaacacatttctctgcatCATATACAACTATATAGACATGAGCTGGTCCTGAGTCCTCCTCCTGATCTGGATAACGGGTTCCCTCCTGACCAATAACGCCTCCTTCTCCTAAATGTTATGCTAATAGTCAAGtaatttttgcataatcttacACAGATTAAATCATTACCTCTTTGTGGAGGTAATCAACCAGTGTCATTGAAGTACAACACATATGATCTCTTCAAGCACGTGAACCTTATTCCACCACACTGAATGAACCACTCACCAAGAATAGTGTCATCACGAGGAGTATCTGAGGaaactgtgttttcagtgttttgtagttttttttcatcCACAATAAATTTTCATGAGGCACTTTTCCTCTGTGGctttaatgaatgaattgaaTCAGTCACCGACAATTTCACATCAACAGGCTACATTTGCAGAGTACAATCGTTTAGATCAGGGTTGTCCAAACTTTTAttcctgagggccacatacagaaaaaatacGAAGGTGTGGGCcactgacggggggggggggggcgtggcggcgatCTGAGGGAcggctggcaggtcaggggtgagttgggcgccACCTAATGTCTAAACTGGgggtgcaatacagtgggccatagtccattacattacataacattacatttcatttagctgacgcttcatttagctgaagcgactcacaataagtgcatcaaccccgagggtacaaaccctgaacaacaagaatcaagaaagtacaatttcttcaaaaataaagcaaaactactaAGTGCTATAAGCAAGTatcatttaagtgctactaaattgttagtttaaaaaattgtaagttttttttttaattactataaaaaaaaaactgatgcgGGCCAATAAAAAATGGATTgcgggccgcagttggcccgcgggccgtagtttggacacccctggtttagATAAAAACActctacattttaaaaacaagaaaacaagtaAGAAGGCCTTCACCACAATTAGATGTTTACATCTATGTCCAAGCTACAATTAGGCACTGAATAATTTATCCTCATAATGCATTTTTACATTATCTTTACTCAGCATAGGGTAAGCCCTTTAGAAAATGCTCCCTCAATAAATGGCTCTGAATGATCGTAATTGTATCTAATGAGGTAGAtagataaacacatttatacattcattggtagatcgatagatagataaatagataaatagagatACAAATAGATACTTGATTGATCCCAAGAGAAGTTTAGTGTATGCCACAGGAGGCTCCAAAGAGGATTTTGTCAGTAATGGTGAAGACAGGATTGTTGTGCCCTCCATCAGGTCCTTTTCACCTTGGGTCTGCAGGTGCAACAAAAAGGAAACTGCATGAGTGAGCCGACCCTTATAAAACAAGGTCAGGGACATTCGAGAGACTAAACTGCAATTTCTTTCACCAAGGAGAACATTTTATGAGAAGACATTCAAGTTGAACACAATTAATACATAAAAATTGACCAAATATATCCACACAGTTTTTAATATTCCGCACACAATTATGTAAACTATACTAAACAGCCTGCAAAGAGTGATAATGAGATGTGTTGCTCTGGAGCAGATATGTTTTCCTATGGAGCAGCGGTTCACAATGACAAATCTGAGATAGAAGATTTCTTTTAGCAAAATCTGGAACATCATAGTGTGTAGCTTGCATTATTGGTACTGAAATATTAGATATATCAATGTTTGTGCATTGTCAACAACTGACTGTCCCATCAAAGtaaaatgcaataaaatgtTCAATACTTATTGTCAGGTTTCACAATGAATGGAGGCAATTTGTACTctcctaaaaaataaaagctcttttCTCATGTcacataaaaaatgaaatagataatagaaagcttcttttttttttaatgtgcatctTAGATAAATTCCATCTCACTCGATCACTGCTCATCGGAATAAAAAGCTTTGATTGGCTGAGCGGCGTCACATGATGGAAGATCTAGAAAAGCTGCGCTGGTTCAAACAGAAACGCTCTGTCATAACTTGACAATGATTTATGGGTTattgttctgggtctggatccaGACTGGTGTCTTACTATTAGTGACCACTGCTCTATATGTTGATGGCATATccatttaaagttaaaataatgaatgactAGAGTATAACTTAACATCAATCCACTGTTGGGAGAAAGCACTTCATTCATAGTGGAGAGATGATTCAAATGAAAGACATTTattataaagttatttattataaaacgTGCAGAATACGGATCTCCAGGGCAATACATACAGATAGTAGAAGAAAGCACAACTAAACTTTCCCAAAGTACAACACATACCTTGAGGAACTGGCATACTGGTTCCTGTTACTCCGTCTCTTCCTGGTTGCCCTGGTGAAAGATCTGGTGAACGGCCTGCTGGGAGCAGTGGCAGCTGAAGCCCGACTCTGGTCCCGCTGTAAAATGTATCTGATGGCTGCGTCCATCTTGCTCCCAGGATCACAGGTTGACTTCTTTCCTCTGAGGAAGTTGACATAGCTGTGTGTGTAGAGGGGAAAGTAGTGGCCTGTAATGTCTGCTGATGCACCAACACCATCTAAAGCTTTTCACTCTTGTATTTTATCAAACCTGATTTTGCCCCGGTTCTTTGACTCATACAGATCCTTCAGCGTCTCCGTTTTGTAAATACCAAAACCAACGAGGGCCTCTCCCTCTTGTCCTGGCTGGAGGGATCTCTCTTTGGCTCTTTCAACCCCACGATGAAATCTGACTTCTCCCAAAACCTCACGGTAAGGAATCGCGTATTTAGTCAAGGAAACCTTCAAATAAGAGAAGTGTTTGCGTCATAATTAAAGCTCTTTCTAtgcaattcaaaacaaactgatcAACAGTTTAGtcacatacatgcatacattCACAACATAAAATTAAACAGAACGGTAACACAATTTATAAAGATTGGTAGCAGTGTCTAATTCACCATTGGCAAACGAAACAAAACCACAAAGGAATAATATGTAAAGagtttacatattttttatgtATTCTCCAACTATTCTCCTAAATTTAGCtgagctctttttttttataaacaaatcCTGCTTCAAATGTCAGTGTGAGCACAGCatctcatcttcctctgcagTACCTTCTGGGCTGTCGTTGTACTGGTAACGGAGTTCTCTTGCTCCGTCTGGTGGGCAGCCACCAACATGGCAACGTAGCTCACATCATTCTCCAACAGCCATTTGAAGTTTTGACCTTTGTATTTGCCAAACTGAATCACATATCTGCTCAGAAGGAGCCGGTCGTTGCCAGGGTCTCCGCCCTCAGAGAGAACGTGAGCCTTGGCgtcagcctccacctcctctggcTTCTTCATCGTCACAGGAGCACGTCCTTTTTGAGCAGCTTTTAAAGCATACTGCCCGGCTGCATAGAACTCAGCCTCCTGCGAGGGCTTTCTGTCCAACTTCCCGTCAGAGGTCTTGCGAAAAATGGGATCACTTTtctaaagaagagaaagaaaaatcaaaacCACCCAGCAGTGTATCTTTATTACTGACCAGCCACCTGTGATAGAGACTCTCTGAATTTCACTGTGTGATGTTGAACCTACGTCCAAACAAGCTTTGGTCTTTGACTCTGTAGAGAAAGAGAACAGCGTTTTAagaatattgttattttctgactttgaCTTTCTTTTGACTCGAGTCCAACTGGTTTATCGCTTGGTCAATAAAAATGGTCGgttatgagcctttcacagacagagCGGTGCAAAGGTTTATATTTGCTGACAGCTCTgatatgaaaaatgtaatattacattagAGTCTCTATAACACTCAAAGACTCTGACTGTCTGACACGCTACAAAACGCTAAGTCTCTCTGGCAACTCCCATGTACTTATGTCATTGAGATGTTCAGGGATCTTCACAATGTTCATACAAAAAAGTGCATTAATGtatctttacatttaaatatgaagttATTTACTTAATTCTAAACTTTAAGATATCAAGCTTCAGTTACGTTTTATTGATATATGGTTTTAATACGGACTCCATTTCTGCCAAGAGATCAACtacacctaaatcttacacactggaactTTTATAAATAAGTTTTATTTATGGAGCTGCTATGAGTTTGAATTTAAAATcgaatgtttgtctctgaacAAACCTACCTTATAATATGTCTACTACTTTATTTATAGTAGACCACTCTAAAGATTGAGACAAAAATATAAACTTAAACCATAACTTTGTTTCAATCTTTTTAATAGATACagttataattatttatattactcAGACTTCACTATGATAATCATACAGTAGTTTTCCCTGActatgagggagggggggagggggcgtcCTGTCACTACTGGGTCTTCTGTTGGAATCGTCCTTATCTGACCCTGCTGTGACATGAATTAGACTCACCCAGTGTCTGAGCCTCCTGGTTACAGTCGATCAGCCTCAGTGTCTCCAAAACCACTTTAAGAGCTCCCAGCTCCGTGAACTTAGAAACCAGGAGGTCTACGATCTTCACAGGATTAGTCTCGTCCACCTGTCCTCGCCTGATCTTCGGCTCGTCCCTGCGGTCCCTCAGATGGAAACAAAACTTCTCCAGGTCGGTACCGGTCAGACTCTCCAGCGCCTGCCGGAGACTTGTGCGTATTTTGTGCGACATATCTCAGCAGCATGCACGTGTTGATTCGGTAGATTTTATATAAAGAGAGATCGTTTCGTTAAAGAGAGATTTTCGCGCGCCCAGTTTGAAGCGAGATCACGCTGAAGTCCAAAATGTCCGCAGAGTACTGTCTGTCATTTGCCCGACAGAGAAGATGCCTTCGATGCAGTCAGAATTTTGATATTGTGACGGCTTTCCTTGAAGGGAAAGTTCACCCAGAAATTTTAATTCACTCATATTTGACTCaaacaccaaccaaccaaccagaaAATCCTCCAAACAACTATCCAACCAACCATATAGACAACCAACCAATCAGCCATCCAACCAACTAACCCTATAAGCAACCAACCAGCAAttcagccaaccaaccaaccaactagccaataaccaaacaaccaaccaatGTGTTGAATGTTTAATCCAATTATAAACCATTAAATGAACTATTTGATACTTAAATACATTAACTTTGTTttggaaacagtgaaacaaATGTCTGCATGCGTTTTACTAAAGCCAAACaaagaaatgatttaaaaaaaagaaagaaaatcaatcTGTGAATCACTGGACTGATGTTGGTATTTCCAACAGCACGTGAAGCCAGCACACTTTATTAACTTTCACTTTCGGTTGTAAGACTCAGTCAGAGGCTGTGTCAGTGAACCATGGCGCCTAAAAGCGTGAAGAAGCTTTTAGCGGACACGCTGGAGGATCTGACCGAGCACAACCTGGACAAGTTCCGCCACCGACTCGTGGACCGCAAGGAGGAGCCTCTGGTCAGACTCAACCGAGTGGCGGGCAAGAACTTCCTGGTGCTCACCGACGTCCTGGTTTCCACCTTCACCGAGAAAGGAGCAGTGCCCGTGGCTGCGGAGATTCTTCGAGAGATCGACTGCAACCAAGAAGCAGAGAGACTCGGTGAGAAGAGATGAGTAGCCGAAGAATGTCGGTATCAAAGTCTACATGCAAGAATACAGACAATCATTTACACGTATTTACAggcaaaatacatatttttgttattatacaaacatttttaaggaaTCCATCATAAAAACGTTCAAACGTATGGTGATGTAAAGATTAACGTGTAATGATAATGAAAGGTGAATTTGAAACTGTAATAAACAATAATAGATCATTTGTTTTACCTTAACAAGAGAAGTAGGGAATTTATAACATTTCTGCAGAGAGTTATACCATCATATTAGAGTCTTGTTTGTAATTGTGGCTAAAATATTTCATACTAATCAGTATTTATAATTATCACGATAATTAACgcctgtttttttcttctaagtTTATAAGGCAGATTGTTTTGCTCCTGCAGTTGGGTGAACTTTGTGCTTTTTATAATAAGAAGAATCCTGATGTTTGACATTCATGTAACTAGGGTTTAGTTGTTTCATCTTCAGTCCTACAAAATTCTTAAATCTTATCAATATCCACAAATCATTATTACATTACTATTTATAAATGTACTCACTTACTTTTACAAGTACAAGAAACTGTTTTAAAAGTCACCTTTTTCCAGATTTATCCTTTGAATGGTTCAAAGCTCAAAGCTGTTACTATTTTGGTCCGAGGGCTTATATAATATGACCTTATTAATCTGTAATATTTATTAGTGGTCAGTTTATCATAAATAATTGTCCTTTTGGATATTTCTTGCCAGGCTCTACTTTTTGGATGAAACTAATAATAAGCAGCCCCATTATGACATGGTTAATGTAATATTTTCCAAATGCCCACAATCCCTGAGTCACTCACTTCACTTGTCCTGAATTACTTCCCATCCAGATTTCACTGCTACACTCAACTCTATTGAAACGTCTTTTCACATGAAGCCTACTTCCCTTTATTGCTTAAGAGAACTTAACTgtctttttatgtttcctcagTTGAGGAGTACGCTAAACAATCCTCAAACTCTGGATCCAGGGACGGTGAGTTCTTTTCTGTTAGTTTGCAGTTTCACGTTAAGTTTTAGCCTTGTCCAAAGTGGACATATACTTTGAACTGGACTTCACCTTGTAATTTGATTATAAAAGGTTatagaaaatagaaaaccacTGGATTTTCCATCAGTCCACCGAAACCTGCTAATCTTTAATTTTGTCTTTGGACCATGTAATAAAGCTGATTGCTTGCTTTGTGTTTGGAGAAAACAGCATATGAGcataaaccatagactgtatggtATAAACACTCATTTCAGACCAATCAATATCTAAACAATTTCAAATTGTTCCCAAATTTGTTTCAGATGCAAAAGCCTCATGTGGAGCAACAGGTGGAAACGGAAAGGCAGAGGGGGGATGCTCAGGTAATACCACGTCTTGTCAGTAAAAGGCTTTTACTCTAGTGTTATGTTATGGAAATGTAACATAAACATCACCACACGTGCTTAGTTAACATTACATTTAACTCTCAAACTTAAACTGGAGTCGACCCAGCAACAAAATGCCTGAAGGCAAACGGTTTAAAGTGCTTCATGTAAAAAGGATTCAGACGTGACAAAGTTTATGAAGGCCCATAAACTTTATACATGCACAATGTTTGTGGTCAATTTCCTAGCCTTGAAAAACAGTAAGCAGTTCCAGAGTCATTTTCTTAGAATATCCAAGATCATGCATTGTCTCTATTGAATATTTGATCAATCTTACAAATCTACACGTCTATTATAGAAGGTGGAGGTTCTTTAAGACTCCAAAACAAAAGTGTTAAGTGTTTGGCTCTAAccgaatgtttgttttttcttttcttttcctcagaaAAGCACTTTGTGGACAAGCATAAGCTTGAGCTGATCAACAGAGTGAGCAACATTGAACCAATTCTGGATGAGCTCTTGGAGAAAAAGGTCATCCTGGAGGAAGCTTATGCAAAAATCCGGGCTCTGTCGACCTCTCAGGAGAAGATGAGGGAGCTCTTCTCTACATCCCTGAGAGCCAGTGAGACCTGCAAAGACATCTTCTACGAAATCCTGAAGAAAAATGAAGCGTATCTCGTAGATGACCTGCAgggaaaatataaaatgtgaagGTGAAATCCATTTCTTGACCAAACATAACTTGTGTCTTGTCCTATGAGATTTTTTAAAGTCGTAATcattgatgaaatattaatgttAATGCATTGTTTTCTACTTGGGTTTTTATAAGGTTTATCAGAACTGTTGCTTTTAATTTTACTCTTAATATTTGAACAATCAAGAGAATAGAATCATGAAAAATTGATTGTGGgaacaaacaaacttttattacgattaaaaacagttttaaacTCTCTTGTGtgccctttctttttctctaaaGAGAATTTGCTATTGGaacttcatttaaatgttttggagaaactGTTGGACTTCTCTTTGTGGTTCTTATATTTGTATGAATGGAGAGTCTTAAACATTGTGTATGAAGTCATCATAATGATGTAATAGAGGTTAGAAATCACATTGTGCACATTTTATTTAGTCTGTGATTATTCAGGAAGTTTTTACTGATATGATGAACGTTACCAGTGCCATGTTGTAGCGAGACTTTGTCGCTTCCTGgcaaaacctttttttacaCATGCAGAGAAGAAGGAAGTGGTTTTGGACGTCTCCCGGCATATTATGTCTCGGCAGTCGGCTTCTTATATTTTATGTGAGTTTATTGACATCTGCAGTGCTTTAAAATGTTTGCCGAGGTTTAACCCATCATCTCCTTAATGCCAAATTCAGATGAAGAACTGTGCTGCAGTGGTTGTGCTCTGTGTGGGTCATGGGCTCACCAGGCCTGGTCCTTCCCTCCAATAAACGCATAAAGTAAAGAAGAGATAAATTCttgatgtatttttcccttCGTCAGAACCAGTGTTCTGTCCTCCGCTTTTCATTCATAGTGACCAGTTGATAATAGTAAAAGGAGTGTGTATGCGTATTTATAAAGGAAGATATACAAATACCCAAACTTTATACCCCCATTTTTT from Pleuronectes platessa chromosome 10, fPlePla1.1, whole genome shotgun sequence harbors:
- the etsrp gene encoding LOW QUALITY PROTEIN: ETS1-related protein (The sequence of the model RefSeq protein was modified relative to this genomic sequence to represent the inferred CDS: inserted 2 bases in 2 codons; deleted 2 bases in 2 codons), translated to MYWDTIIKPADRAEPKIKMEICQPGYYTEDFRTQEVPAGFDFASYDYPGEELSFLLDSKAPGQQQYPAESSYPEPPKSSSLPYDITKVSTSDTALFNLDSYQEFNWWSSYPHDGPAVDQPQTGYQESPQTYQSLVPQGGQFSPAMEGSHSPFLTAKAPNTLKSEMDQSYYDSDGQRHSSSFWPDYPSPSFATPLPHLPPASCPSNSSPQSSEQYCPRVAKRKNPHPQRPDREGHMPGMSAYPGSGPIQLWQFLLELLLDSACRTFICWTGDGWEFKMSDPAEVAKRWGQCKNKPKMNYEKLSRGLRYYYHKNIIHKTEATLRYVRAQPSLRFVCTSAAXKTAQEVLISLNVVPXNTTESWQCPGAPAAVTSEHSSETWAPQ
- the LOC128449772 gene encoding uncharacterized protein LOC128449772 isoform X2 → MSHKIRTSLRQALESLTGTDLEKFCFHLRDRRDEPKIRRGQVDETNPVKIVDLLVSKFTELGALKVVLETLRLIDCNQEAQTLESKTKACLDKSDPIFRKTSDGKLDRKPSQEAEFYAAGQYALKAAQKGRAPVTMKKPEEVSLTKYAIPYREVLGEVRFHRGVERAKERSLQPGQEGEALVGFGIYKTETLKDLYESKNRGKISYVNFLRGKKSTCDPGSKMDAAIRYILQRDQSRASAATAPSRPFTRSFTRATRKRRSNRNQYASSSRPKVKRT
- the LOC128449772 gene encoding uncharacterized protein LOC128449772 isoform X1; its protein translation is MSHKIRTSLRQALESLTGTDLEKFCFHLRDRRDEPKIRRGQVDETNPVKIVDLLVSKFTELGALKVVLETLRLIDCNQEAQTLESKTKACLDKSDPIFRKTSDGKLDRKPSQEAEFYAAGQYALKAAQKGRAPVTMKKPEEVEADAKAHVLSEGGDPGNDRLLLSRYVIQFGKYKGQNFKWLLENDVSYVAMLVAAHQTEQENSVTSTTTAQKVSLTKYAIPYREVLGEVRFHRGVERAKERSLQPGQEGEALVGFGIYKTETLKDLYESKNRGKISYVNFLRGKKSTCDPGSKMDAAIRYILQRDQSRASAATAPSRPFTRSFTRATRKRRSNRNQYASSSRPKVKRT
- the pycard gene encoding apoptosis-associated speck-like protein containing a CARD — its product is MAPKSVKKLLADTLEDLTEHNLDKFRHRLVDRKEEPLVRLNRVAGKNFLVLTDVLVSTFTEKGAVPVAAEILREIDCNQEAERLVEEYAKQSSNSGSRDDAKASCGATGGNGKAEGGCSEKHFVDKHKLELINRVSNIEPILDELLEKKVILEEAYAKIRALSTSQEKMRELFSTSLRASETCKDIFYEILKKNEAYLVDDLQGKYKM